The sequence TGTTTGGTGGAGTAATCGTTATAGCTATAGTTGCACTCCTTATATACAAACAGTACTTCCAGAAAATGAACCTTAACTCTGCTCAGGACACAGCACAAGTAAGAGCATGCGCAACAAGCGTATGAATAAAGGTCTAAACATAAAAATTTACTAAAACGTGGAAGTTCATGTTATCCGATGAAAAAGCACAAATAAGCGCCGAAATGATACTACTCATAGGCGCCATACTCGTAATCGTAATCGTAGCGGGACAATACATATTCAGCATATCAAATTCAGTTGCAGGAAACATAACAGACGTTGTGAACACTGCAAGAAACAGCGCCATCGGAAAAATGTAAAAACTTCCACAAAACTTTTTCTTTTTAAAATATTAGCATAGGAATACTTATTTTTCTTAATAAAAAAAATTTAAACTACTTTTTTATAGGATCTAAGATCAACAAAAAGAACAATTAACTATTATTAATTATTTTTAGATATATACTACACCTAAATCACGGAATAGTCTTAATAAAGCTTTGAATGTTTCTATTACCCTTTAATCTTAAAAAAAATATATATGAGATTAAAATATAAAGACTATTGTCAATTTTCAGGGAGGTAAAAAATATGAACTTTGTTAAAGACGAAGCAGGACAGGGAGCAGCAGAATATATTTTATTGTTTGGTGGAGTAATCGTTATAGCTATAATTGCACTCCTTATATACAAACAGTACTTCAGTAACATGAACCTTAACTCTGCTCAGGACACACAACAAGTAAGAGCATGCGCAACAAGCGGATGAATAAAGGCCTAAACATAAAAATTTACTAAAACGTGGAAGTTCATGTTATCCGATGAAAAAGCACAAATAAGCGCCGAAATGATACTACTCATAGGCGCCATACTCGTAATCGTAATCGTAGCGGGACAATACATATTCAGCATATCAAATTCAGTTGCAGGAAACATAACAGACGTTGTGAACACTGCAAGAAACAGCGCCATCGGAAAAATGTAAAAACTTCCACAAAACTTTTTCTTTTTAAAATATTTTTTATATATTCTATTTCTAAAAAAAACTCATTTTATCATTTAATGAAAAAAAAAGATTTAATTTGAGAATTTGTTGTTTTTTAACTGGATTTAGGTGCCCACACCGAAACATCATCATTCTCATAGATAGACTTGAAATAAGTGGAATTACTCCTTTCAACCACCAGCTTTGTGAAAACTGAATTTTCAAATTTTTTGTCCATAACTGCGTACTTCTTAATGTCCATCTGAAGTAAAACACACATGTTACTATTTTTGTTTAAGTAATGTTTATCAATCATTCCATTCTTTATGGTGATCACACAGTACGGTGTTTGATTATTCCAAGTCACAGCACCAGTTTTAGGGTCCAGGGTTAAATTACCATCACTTGTAAAATAATTTCGTGATGCATTCAAGTTTCCATGTGAATACGTGTAATTTCCAATCTGCATCTTACTGAAATCCCATGTTCCAAACTTGAAGTACCATGATCCCTTTAGATCAACGTTCACAACAACGAAGTGTCTTGGGTTGTTGGGATGTGTGTAATTCAAAACATCTTCTGCAGATTCATCACTCAGGTTGTATTCATCCATCAGTACATTCTTTGCAGAGTTTTTATCAAGCCCTAAGATGTTATTAAGAATTTCAGCACTCTCTGTAGTGTTCTTGGTGTACTTGTCCAGTGTTATATAACCCATGTCACCACTTGTTGCAATCATTCTAAAGATACCGTATGATAAACTTTCATTGGTTGTTGAAAAAGCCCGGGATATCCAGTATTCTCTTGAAGTACTTGGAGATTTGCTTCCATATGGATATGCGCGGTCAAACTGCCTTGAAGGCAATGTTTCAACGTAAGCAGTTCTCCCATCAAAAACAACAGGACGATCCGCTACTCCAGAAAATAAATGCCCATAACTCCAATCTGTAATTATAACTGTATCGTTAGGAGTGTTACTGTTTATCCAGGTTGCTGCATTCCAAATATCATCATTTGCAAGGGGTTGTAATATTTTCATGGTTTCACAGGTGTTGAAAACTGCAGGTAGGGTAAGAAGCAGCACTATGCACAGGGAAATTAGGGTTATATACGTTTTATTTCTTTGTAATAAGTTGAAACGTTCACTTTTTTTAAGTAAGGACAGATAGTCAACTGCCAGACCCACCATTATCCCTGAGCTTATAACGAGTGGGGGTATGAGGAGTATTATAAATCTTGCACCCTTTGTAAGTGAAAAAAATCCCACAACTGTCCATGATACTAATAACAAATAAAAGAACCATGTCATTCTACTTAAAAATTGTTCTTTAAGTTTTTTATCCAGTAGAACCCTTGGTATCCAGAAAAATCCGAAGATACCAACAAGGAATGAAATACCCACTCCCGTCACTACTTCAGAGAATGATGGAATTCCAAGTTCTGATACTGACATGTATATATCTGGCCATGGGGCCCATGGGCCCTGAGCACTTGATAAACCAATAAGCTCAATGGGACCCATGAAGAACTTAATAACATTTAAAAATCCGGTTACTAAACCAACCATTAGAAGGGTTAGAATTGAAAAAATACCGAATATGGTAATAAAGTCCTTAACAGGTTCCCCTTTCAATCTTCTCCAAACTGTGTAAACTACTGAGAATACTATCAGTATATAAAATTGGTACTGCCATCCATTCCATGCCATTGAAAAGATCAACATGGAAAACGCTGCAAGAACTGAGTACAACATCCTCAGCCTTCTATCTTCACTTTGAACTGCTTCAATAAAAAGCCACGTTACAAGAAGGGGGAAGAAAACGTTGAACATGTCTGTGTCAAACCATGCAGGTACTGTTCTTATGAAATAAAATGGTGCTGCAACCGTTAGTATTCCTGCAGCAAATGCACCGTAGTTGTTTGTGAACCTGCGTGTGAATAGATATGCAACCACCCCTGCAAGTGGGGCGAAGAATGCAGGCAACCAGAAACAGACTGATAAAAGAGGTACAGCTGTAAACAGGTTTATGAATTTGTAGATGAATGCAGTGAGGTAAACTAGGAATGGAGGGTAATCCATTGGAACGCCTGATGGAGCATAGGAATGAAAATCCCATTCAGTACCATTTACTTTTGTGTCTCCTAAATAACCATGGTTGAGGTAGTTCTTTGTCAACCTGTAGTTGTAGTAGGAGTCCATATCGTACATGTAGGGAAGATCGTTTTGATCTTGATAGTAGGCCTTCTCATTTGATGGAATACCAGTTAAATGAACTGATTCTACCCTGAGGGTGAAACCTAAGGCAAAGATTATGAATAAAGAGAAAAAAATTATTAGTAGCTCCTTTTTTGACATACGTATCCTCTGAGTTATTTAATTGAATATCTGCATGTTTTTATTTGTATTGCCATACAGTAACTGCACCTTTTCTATAGATAGGTTTAAATATTGTTTCGTTACTGTTTTCAACCCATAATTTCATGAACATGGAATTTTCAAGAGTTTTGTCAATAACAACAGTCCTATTTCTATTCCATAATACTGCAATAGAAAATTCACTGCTTTTATCTATTTTTTGTTTTTTTAGGGTGCCATTCTCAACTGAGATTAGTGAATATGGATGTTTTCCATTCCATTTTACGTCCCCTGTTTTAAGGTTCATAGCAACTCCGTTATCTGAATTTAAAGTGTTTCCTTTTATAAGAAAGTTGCCTGTTGAGTAGATGCAGTTACCTTCTTTAGCTTCATTGAAGTTCCAGTTTCCAAATTTAAATATGGCAACTCCTCTATTCAAATCTGTTAACGAGGTTACAATTACAAAAGGTCGTGGATGAATTGGATGGGTGTATTGAAGTATATCATCGGCCTGTTTTTCATTTAAACTGTAATTGTTTATGAGTATCGATCTTGCTGTTTCTTCATTAACTCCAAGTATGCTGTTTAATATTTCAACACTCTGGGTTGTATTTTTTGTGTATTTATCCAAGGTTATATAAGCCATATCTCCGCTTGTAGTTATCATCCGGAATATGCCAACAGAAAGTGTTTGATTATCTGTTGCAAAGGCATGATCTATCCAGCATTCCCGTGAGGTACTTGGAGATTCACTTCCAAATTTATAAGAACTGTCAAATTGCCTTAAGGGCAGAGTTTCAATGTAGGCTGTTCTCCCATCAAAGGAAACAGGACGATCAGCAATAGCTGTGAAAACATGTCCATAACCCCAGTTTGAAATAATGATCGTGTCATTAGATGTATTGTTATTGATCCAAACTGCAGAATCCCACATATCATCATTAGGAACCGGAGTCAATACATCAAAATTATTAAAGACAAGAACTACTGAAGTGATGGATACCACAAACAGGATCAACAATGCTAAAACATGGAACAAGTAGGTTTTATCCTTAAAAATAGGGAATCTTTCACTTTTTTTAAGGATTTTCGAATATTCAACGATTATTCCAACAAGAATTCCTGAACTTAATACCATTGGAGGTATCAAAAGCATTATGAATCTGTAACCTTGTTGAAGGGCTATTGCACCCATTAAAGTCCAAAAGAGCAATAATAAATAGATAAAATTGGACATCTTACTTAGATACTGTTTTTTAAACTTTTTATTCATTAAAATTCTCAACATCCATAAAAAACCTAGAATAGACATGAAAAAGGTCATTCCCACTTGAGAAACCACCTCATAAAAGGAAGGTTTTCCAAGTTCTGAAACGGAGACGTAAACATTAGGCCACGGTGCCCAGAGTCCCTGCCCACTCTTCATCCCAATTAGAGTTACTGGACTTTCAAAAAGGTTTATTAAATCTAAAAATCCTGCAAAAACTCCCACCAACAAGGTTGTAACTGCAAAAAATGTTAAAAGAACATAAAAACAATTTTTAACATTCATACCCCTTATTTTTCCCCATAAAATGTAAAGAGATGTGAATAACACGAGTATGTAGAATTGGTACTGCCAACCGTTCCATGCGAGTGCAAACAGAAACATTGCAAATGCAGCTGAAATTGCAAGTACGATCTGATTCTTGATTTTTTTAAGGGTTACTGCTTCAACGAAGAGCCATGTGACAAGAATTGGGAAAAACACATTGAACATGTCGGTGTCGAACCATCCAGGGACAGTTCTGAAGAAGTATAATGGAGCTGTGACTGCTAGAATACCTGCGGCTGCTGCCCCATAATTGTTGGTGTACTTTTTAACGAATAGATAAGCCACTACCCCTGCAAGTGGACCCATGAAGGCTGGCAGCCAAAAACAGACAACCAAAAGGGGAACAGATGCAAAAAGATTTATGAATTTATAAATTAATGCTGCAAGATAAACTATGAGGGGAGGGTAATCCATTGGAACCCCTGATGGGGCGTAGGAATGAAAATCCCATTCAGTACCATTCACTTTAACATCCCCCATGTACCCATGTTCCAGGTAGTTCTTGGTCAGCCTGTAGTTGTAGTAGGAATCTGGTTCGTACATGTAGGGAAGGCCATTTTGATCCTGGTAGTATGCCTTTTCATCAGAGGAAATTCCATAAAGGTGAGTTGATTCCACCCTCAAAATAAATCCAACTAGGAATATTATGGAAATTATTGTAATTGTAATTGCTAATTTCTTTTTGGACATTGTGCTCCCCTAATAATCAGTATTTAGATTCCCAGACTATTACATTGTTATTTTCATAAACAGCTTTAAAATATTTGGTATCCTGCTTTTCCACAACCAGTCTTGAGAACAATGAATTTTCGTACTGCCTGTCCAAAACAACGGATCTATTGGTATCTCTGTTAATAATCACACAGAAATCACTGTTTTTATCAAGATAATCATTTTTAAGGGTACCCTTAGAAACCACTGTAACTGAGTAGGGTACATGGTTGTTCCAGGTTAAATTACCAGTTTGCAGGTCCATTGTGATTCCATCATCTGTAGTTAAAATATTACCAGTTTCATGGATGGTTCCGTAGGAGTAGGTACAGTTACCACTTAACTTATTGAAGTCCCAAGAACCAAAATAAAAGGTCCAGTAACCTTTGTTTATCATGGAATTATCAGTTACAATTACAAATGGACGTGGGTTGTTGGGATGAGTATATCTTAAAACATTATCTGCTTGATCAGGTTTTAGGCCATAATTTTCAATGAGCAGGTTTTTTGCAGTATTTTTATCAACACCCAATATGTTATTTAATATTTCAATGGTTTTTGTAGTGTTTTGGGTGTAATTATCCAAATTTAAGTAGCCTGCATCACCAGTTGTGGTGATCATCCTTAAAATACCCAGTGCCAAGGTTTCATTGTCGGTTGTGTAGGCTTTGTCTATCCAGTACTCCCTCGATGTGCTTGGAGATTTATCTCCAAATGTAAATGCAACATCATAATCTCGAACGGGCATGGTTTCAACGTAAGCTAATCTTCCATCGATGGATGTTGGACGGTCCGATATAGCCGTGAAGAAGTGGCCGTACATCCAGCTGGCTACAACCACAGTATCGTTTTGTGTGTTGTTGTGGATCCAGACTCCTGCATTCCACATATCATCATTCATACGGGGAGTTAAGCTGGAAAGATTATCATTTATTACCACAACCGAAGGTAAAGTTATTAAGATCAATATAAAAATCATTGCAAAACGTTTAAAATTTTTTTTGCTGTGAATCTCTAGAAAATCTGCACAAAAACCAATGCAAAGTCCAGTAATTATTGTTAAAGGTGGAATAACCATTAATAAGAATCTAATACCTTTTATAAGTGTTAAAAATCCGGTTACAGTCCACAAAACAAGGAGTGAGAACACAGCCCAGTTCAACTGATTCAGGTAATTTTCATGGAGTTTTTTACTTCTTAAAACCATTGAAATGACCAGAATTCCAATAATGCCCAGAATAAATACTGCAGGGCCAACTCCTGAGACTAAATCGACTGCTGAAGGAGGTTGAAGCTCAGATATCAATACATAAACATCAGGCCATGGTGCCCATAGCCCATTGGTACTGAAAATACTTAGAAGTTCCTTAGGACCTAAAATAAAATTTAAAACATTGAAAAATCCTGTGAAAATGTATATTAACACTGCTGAAATTGGGAAAAATGTTAAGGCAACCAACAAAAAATTTTTAACGTTTTTTCCCCTAACCTTGCGGAACAATCCGTAAAAAATACTGAATAAAACAAGGACGTAAAATAGGTATTGCCAGCCGTTCCATGCCATTGCAAAAAGGACCATGAAAAATGCTGATAATGATGCAAAAATGCCCTTCATTTTAATGTCTTTACTCTTCAGGGCTTCCACAAAAAACCAGACGATTAGGAGTGGAAATATTAAGTTGAACATGTCCGTGTCAAACCAGCCAGGAACAGTCCTCATAAAATAAAAAGGTGCTATTACAGTTAGTACTCCTGCAGCAACAGCACCGTATTCATTTGTAAACCTCCTGACAAACAAATAAGCAACCACACCACCAATAGGTGCGATAAATGCCGGCAGCCAGAAGCAAATTACCATCAAAGGCACATCTGCAAACAGATTAAAAAATTTGTATATGAATGCAGTTAAGTAAACTATGAGTGGAGGATAATCCATTGGAACTCCAGATGGAGCATAGGAATGAAAATCCCATTCAGTACCATTTACTTTAGTATCTCCCAAATAGCCATGGTTTAGGTAGTTTTTAGTTAGTCTGTAGTTGTAGTAGGAGTCCATGTCGTACATGTAGGGAAGGCCATTTTGATCTTGATAGTAAACCTTTTCATCAGTTGGAATCCCAGATAAGTTGGTTGATTCCAGTCTAAGACTAAATCCAAGCGAGAATATGATCAAGATAATTACAAAGATCAGAACAGTTTGCCTTTTAAACATTTAACCACTATTAAGGATCTATTCATCAAGCCGTTTATAAACAGTTATATCCCCAAATTTCGTTGGGAAAATCTTTATTTTACTATAATCCTTGAGCTTTATCTTATAAAGCATGCTGATGTAATAATCTGCTTTTTGATTTTTCAGTTCATTGTTTAAGTAGTCTCCTGTATCATTGATCATTATAACTCTTACATGGGTTTTTAAGTACCATGAAAGATGCGGCCCGAAATAATCTGAGTAAATAATTTTACTTTTGTAGTTTGGATCGTAACTTTCAAGCCAGTTAGAAACTGTTTTTAGTTCAGTTGTGTTGTAAGTTTCGTAGTAAAGTTCCCCATCGTAATGTTCACTTGTAATCTCAAATTTTCCATGACTTAAATTGAAATTTGATCCATTGGCCAATGGATCATGTCCTATATGATACAGATACGCCCCTGTAAACACTGAAAATACTACCATTAAAGCTAAAGTTAAAATAGAACTTAAATGGGTTTTTTTGATTTTAAAATTTATCTTGCTGAAAAATTCAGTTATTCCAAGGGTCATGAAGTAAGCTACAGCAGGTGCCATTGGAATGAAGTACCTGCAAACCTTAATTTGAAAAACACTGCTGAATATCAGGTAAGAAATTAACCATGTGAGCACTAAAAAGTCGATATCCAAAAACTTTAGTTCATCATTCTTAAGGATTTTGTAGACAAAATACATTAAAATAATGAATAAAACATCTGATAGAAGATAATTTACTTTGTTTATTGAAAAAATAAAGATCAAAGCTAATGCAAAAAGCATTAAACCCTTTATTTTTGTTTTTATAGATTTTAGGGGATTTTCTGAATTTTTTAATCCATTCCTTTTGATCCTTGATATCTTGTGTAAATAAATAACAAGCCCCATTACAATTGAGTAAATTATAACTATTTCAAGTAATATGAAAGAAATGAAGACACTCAGTGAAGGATTATTCAAGAAGTTCATGTTCAAGAAACAATAAAAGGCATTTTTAACGTAGTAAAATGGATCAAGGTTGTAAGAGAACCAATTCACAGAAGAGCCCCTAGTAGCTGAGTATGTCCCTAAAACTGGTAAAAATGGATTTCCCATCATTTTGTACCAGAAAATTAAGACAGGTGTTATTATGATTAAAGATATTCCAATTCCAATGGAAATTTCCTTTAAATTTTTAATATAACTTCTATTTATTAATACGTAAAATAGGATTGGAAAAATTGTAATTGCTGCAGGAAAACGCGTTAAAAATGTCAGCATCAACAAGGGAAATACCGAATAGAAGAACTTAGGATTCTTTTTAACTGCAAGCACTGTGAAATACAAAGCCCAAATTGAAAGTGACGTACTTGCAATATCAGTGTATCCAACTCCAACCCATAAGAGTACCACTGGAAAGGATATGAAGATCAGAGATCCTAAAAGGCTTTGAAGATCATTGAACCGCTGTTTTAAAAGCAAGAAAAGTCCAATAACTCCTAAAACAAAAAATGCACCATCCACTATGGAGATGGTAACTGTGGACACATAACCCATTCTGAATAACAATGATGAAACAAAGGATAGAAAAACTGGTCGTATCAACTCTATGTGAAAACCATGACCTGCAAAGAACTGTGCATTTGTTAAAAAGGAAAAGGCATCCCACATCAAACCTATTTCCATCTGGATCTTAATTTTATAAGCAGTCACTGCAACTGTAATTATTATTAAGAGGATCAACGTGAACAAAAAGGAACTTTCATTCAATAACTTTAAAAATTTGGACCAACTTAAATCTTTCAATAACCTCACCAAGACATCATATGAATAATATTATAGGATATTAAACTATTCCTCCTTAAAGCTTTTGTTAAAAAGCTACCGTTTTATTTTTAATCTTAAAAAATTAAATATAAATTTAAAAGTTTCCTTTCAAACATTTTTTTCAAACAAAATATTTTACTTTTAATTTAATACCTCATTGAACTTTTCAATTTAAATTATGATATCCATATTTCCATATTAACTGATAAAAAGACCATAATTAGTGTGAAAAGACTCTAAATCTTCTCCAAAACGAAGAAGAAGTATTAATAAAGTTACTAATTTCAATCTCTTATTATTCCATAACCTTGACTATTTTAGAACCCCTGTGTGTCCATAAGGCCTTTAAATAAGATACAAATGCTTTTCATCTTGAAAAATGTAATTTATAATAAACACGGTCCGAATGAGGATGTAAACTAAAGGTACCGCAACTAAGGGTTGTAAGTGGAATGCCAAAAACCAGTTAATATCCTTATTTTTTTAGTATCCATGAAACAATTCAACAATAAAAAAAACTTGTGATATACACAGGACCAAATATACAAATTTTACAATCCCTAAATCCATAAGACAGAATACGTATGAATGGGGATATCATACTGATTTTATTAGATAATAAATTAGATTATGCAAAAAATGCCATATACTGTTAAATTATTGATCTGAATTTTGCAATATTAGAATTTGTGTCACCTAAACTGAAAAAGACATTAAAGTTTCACAAGGATATCACCATTAATAATCAATAGTATAGATTGACATATTAAAAAAACAACCCTAAAGATTTCATAATTTAATACTGTCAAAAAACTAAAAAAATATAAAATCAACATAGATAAATAAATTAGTAATAAATATCATAATAATAGTTCGAAATTTAAAATTTTATTAATGCCATTTAATTGAGGTAAAAATGCCATCTATAAATAAAAGATCAAGGACTTGGAATATGGAAAGGTTTAAAAATTTATTTTCTGGATCAGAAACAATTAGTTCTATTGATAGCTCAGAAGTTCAGGAAAATGTACAAATAGGCATAAAATACAAAGTGATATCTAAAAATCCTGTGATAGGAAAAAAGGCACTCATACGTTCAAATTCAGTTATATACAACGATGTAGAAATAGGGGACAATTTTAGAACCGGACATGGTGTTACAATACGTGAAAAAACTGAAATTGGAGACAATGTTTTAATTGGAACCAATTCTGTTGTAGAAGGACATTGTACAATAGGAAGCAATGTAAGTATACAATCCAATGTGTATATACCCACAAACACTTCTATAGAAGATTATGTTTTTATAGGTCCATGTGCGTGTTTTACAAATGATAAATACCCTATAAGAATTGATTTCGAACTGAAAGGCCCTAAAATTAGGAGGGGTGCTTCAATAGGGGCTAATTCAACTTTTTTATCTGACGTTGAAGTTGGAGAGGGTGCAATGGTCGCTGCAGGAGCCATTGTCACAAGGGATGTTCCACCACACTTCCTTGCAATAGGTGCACCAGCAAAAATAAAACCACTTCCTAAACATTTAAAAACTTTGAATAAAATTTAGTATATCAATTTTTAAGCTACTTTTTTTAGTGTGTTCACGATTTTCAGGGGTGCACCCTCATTAAGATTAACCTTTACTCGTTTCATTGCACTTATCTTTTCCTCATCAGATAAGAGTTCAGTTACAGAATCAACAATCCCACTTTGCTCTGTTCCTAAAAGGAGATTTTTACCCATGTCCACGTAATGCATCCATTCAGTTGTGTCCCTTAAAATTAGACAAGGGACATTTAAAACCACAGCTTCTTCCTGTATCCCACCAGAATCTGTTAAAACAAATTTTGAATTTGATAACAAACCCATAAAATCCTTGTAACCCATAGGATCTGTTAATATAACATTTTCAGTTAAATTTATTTTATTTGATTCAATAACGGCCTTTGTTCTTAGATGAACCGGGAACAAAACATTTACTGTATTAGAAATCGTATTAATAGAACTTATAATTTCTTTTAATTTCTCAGAAGAGGTGTTTTCTTGTCTGTGAATTGTTAAAACTGCATAACTTTCCTTTATCAATGAAAAATCCTTAAGTTTTTCCTTATTAAACAGTTCTTTAGCCCTTAAACATGCATCAACAGATGTGTTTCCAACAAGGTAAATTTTTTCTTTTGGTATTCCTTCATTGATGAGATTTTCGTAGGCATTTTCATCAGGTGCAAATAAAAAGTCAGATAAATGGTCGACCACCACTCTGTTAACCTCTTCAGGCATGTTCTTGTCAAAGGACCTACATCCCGCCTCAACATGTGCCACCTTAATTTGAAGCTTTGAAGCAGTTAAAGCTCCTGCAAGGGTTGAATTTGTATCTCCTTGAACCAGTACTAAATCGGGTTTCTCTCTGAGTAATACTTCCTCCAATTTGATCATCATTTCTCCAGTTTGCTGTGCGTGACTTCCTGATCCAACATTCAAAGTGTAATCACAGCTTCTGAGGTTTAGATCTTCGAAAAATATTTTATCCATACTGTAAGAGTAATGTTGGCCCGTATGGATCAGCACTTGAGTAAATTCTTGATCCAAAAGGGGAATTAAAGGTGAAAACTTAATTATTTCCGGCCTTGTTCCAAGAATAGTGGCAATTTTCATATAATTACTTTAGAAAAGGATATATAATAAGTATTTCCCAACAAGTTATTATGAAAATCTCTGTGATAATTCCAATGTACAATGAAGAGGACAATGTTCAAAGAACACTTCAAGAAGTTAATAACAGTTTAAAA is a genomic window of Methanobacterium congolense containing:
- a CDS encoding acyltransferase, which codes for MPSINKRSRTWNMERFKNLFSGSETISSIDSSEVQENVQIGIKYKVISKNPVIGKKALIRSNSVIYNDVEIGDNFRTGHGVTIREKTEIGDNVLIGTNSVVEGHCTIGSNVSIQSNVYIPTNTSIEDYVFIGPCACFTNDKYPIRIDFELKGPKIRRGASIGANSTFLSDVEVGEGAMVAAGAIVTRDVPPHFLAIGAPAKIKPLPKHLKTLNKI
- the wecB gene encoding non-hydrolyzing UDP-N-acetylglucosamine 2-epimerase; the protein is MKIATILGTRPEIIKFSPLIPLLDQEFTQVLIHTGQHYSYSMDKIFFEDLNLRSCDYTLNVGSGSHAQQTGEMMIKLEEVLLREKPDLVLVQGDTNSTLAGALTASKLQIKVAHVEAGCRSFDKNMPEEVNRVVVDHLSDFLFAPDENAYENLINEGIPKEKIYLVGNTSVDACLRAKELFNKEKLKDFSLIKESYAVLTIHRQENTSSEKLKEIISSINTISNTVNVLFPVHLRTKAVIESNKINLTENVILTDPMGYKDFMGLLSNSKFVLTDSGGIQEEAVVLNVPCLILRDTTEWMHYVDMGKNLLLGTEQSGIVDSVTELLSDEEKISAMKRVKVNLNEGAPLKIVNTLKKVA